The following is a genomic window from Bacteroidia bacterium.
AAATTCATCTAAGATTTTACCCTTGCCTTTTTTAGTTGCCTTGCGATACCTTGTTGCTATCTTTTTAGAGAGCTTTTTCCTTTCTTGCATATTCAACTCCATTTTGTACCCTCCACCACTCTTTAAGGGTAACATTTTTATTTATTTGGAGTAGATTTCAGTTTTGAGGCACCCGCTTTGTTTCGAGTAGATTAATTATGAGGCATTGCGCCGAGTTGACAAAGGGTAACTCTTTTCCTACAATTTAAAGGTCTTATTTTATAATCTGAGATAAAGGGGGATTTGTGGCTAAAGAAGAAGCTATTGAGGTTGAAGGGATTGTGAAAGAGGCCCTTCCGAATACAATGTTCCGTGTTGAATTGCAAAACGGTCATATTATACTTGCCCATCTGTCGGGAAAGATGCGCAAACACTATATCAGAATTGTTCCTGGTGATACTGTGAGAGTTGCCCTCTCTCCATACGATTTAACCCGAGGGCGAATCATTTACCGAGAAAGATAAATCATCCCCCCTTTTGTAGTATAACCCACGTTGCTCCGTCTCCCCCTTCGCTGGGAGGGTGGTAGCCGAACAGCCTGACTAAGGGGTTGGAAGAGAGAACTTTTTGGACAACTTCTTTAACTATTGGTTTTCCGTCCAATGAGTGCAGTCCCCTTCCGTGAATTACCGAAACTTTTTCGAGTCTTTTTTTAACACTCTGTTGCAAAAAATCCTCCAGAATTAAAGCTGCTTCATCTGAGGTGTAGCCGTGTAAATCTAAAACCTCTTGTGGCTTTTTTGCTTTGAGATTACCCAAAGAGGCTTTTCCGCTTTTGTAACCCGACTTTTTTGTCCTTGTTTCAGAAAGGCCCTCTTCTTTCTCTTTAATTATAAGAGAAAAGCGGTTGTCGCCAACCGCCTTTTTCCCTTCAGAACTGGCTTCCCAGCGCTCCAGTATCTCTTTGAAGTCCATCTAGACCTCTCGTACGTCCATAAGTTCCAACACATGTGGCTTTATCAAATCAACGGCTTTGCTCATTGAAATTCCCTGCATTTTAATGGTACATACGGCATTTGTTGAATCGGTTCCCATAAACGTACCAAAGGAGATTATGTCGACACCATTGGAGGCTAAAAGACTTGTTATCTGGGCAATTACACCCGGTTTGTCTTCTACCAAGAAGCTTATCCTTACCCCAAAATGTCTGGCTCCAAACAGTTCCAGCAGAATCTTGAACAAGTCGCTTTTAGAGACAATCCCAACAAGTTTACCATCTTCCAATACCGGCAAGCTTGAAAGGTCTTGATCAACCATCAAGCGGGCAGCCTCTTCGACTGTCGTATTTTTTGTAATGGTAACAACATCACGTGTCATCAACTTCTTAACGGTCAGTTGACTCAACAAATAGGCCATTTCGTGGATTGAGAGGGTACTTACAGGGCTTGGTGAAGCGTATAAGATATCTTTTTCGGTGATTATTCCGACAAGTTTTTTATCCTTATCCAATACGGGTAATCTATGGACCTTCTCCCTTTTCATGATAGCCGAGGCTTCAGCAACTGACATTTCCGGGCTTGCCGTAACAGGATTTTGTGTCATTCGTCTACCGATAATCATCTTAACCTCCGCAAAAACAGTTTTATCTGTCAGCTAAATTATACCACACCATAAGGAACAACAACAATTATTCCCCAAGGTATGCCGATTTTACCTTCTCATTTTCGAGCAACTCAGAGCTTAAATCAGAGAGTACTATCTCACCGTTTTCCATAACATATCCCTCTTTAGAGGCTTTTAAAGCCA
Proteins encoded in this region:
- a CDS encoding CBS domain-containing protein yields the protein MIIGRRMTQNPVTASPEMSVAEASAIMKREKVHRLPVLDKDKKLVGIITEKDILYASPSPVSTLSIHEMAYLLSQLTVKKLMTRDVVTITKNTTVEEAARLMVDQDLSSLPVLEDGKLVGIVSKSDLFKILLELFGARHFGVRISFLVEDKPGVIAQITSLLASNGVDIISFGTFMGTDSTNAVCTIKMQGISMSKAVDLIKPHVLELMDVREV
- a CDS encoding Smr/MutS family protein is translated as MDFKEILERWEASSEGKKAVGDNRFSLIIKEKEEGLSETRTKKSGYKSGKASLGNLKAKKPQEVLDLHGYTSDEAALILEDFLQQSVKKRLEKVSVIHGRGLHSLDGKPIVKEVVQKVLSSNPLVRLFGYHPPSEGGDGATWVILQKGG
- the infA gene encoding translation initiation factor IF-1 — encoded protein: MAKEEAIEVEGIVKEALPNTMFRVELQNGHIILAHLSGKMRKHYIRIVPGDTVRVALSPYDLTRGRIIYRER